One region of Vescimonas fastidiosa genomic DNA includes:
- a CDS encoding acetyl-CoA hydrolase/transferase family protein, whose amino-acid sequence MNRYQEEYNRKKMSARQVLENIQSRDFVFTPMAASCPDALMGELQHLKDTGVKDVILQSCIPSVDYPVFHDPEMKAVMAHHGWFFTAGLRKANAQRLVSAVPQHSTSILRKTLDRIRYEGRRPVLLTTVSPMDARGYMSLSISSIYEMDVVRAGAVLLVEVNPNYPRTFGDTMVHISQVTALVESDRPILCVDPAPYTEVDATIGKYVASLVEDGSTIQLGIGNIPNAVANELKSKKHLGIHTEMFTETMVDLIECGAVDNTQKGFNDGVSICSFTMGSRRLYDFLDDNPMVLFKSSTYSNDPYTIGRNNKFVSINATLEMDLTGQAASESVGPVQFSGSGGQAETIQGAQMSPGGKSILAMHSTYTDRDGKLHSKIVPMLTPGAAVTTSRNDVDYVVTEYGIAWLRGLTIAERVQALTKIAHPDFRAWLLEEAEKNHIW is encoded by the coding sequence ATGAACAGATATCAGGAAGAATACAACCGCAAAAAAATGTCCGCCCGGCAGGTGCTGGAGAACATTCAGAGCCGAGACTTTGTTTTCACGCCCATGGCCGCCTCCTGCCCGGACGCTCTGATGGGTGAGCTGCAGCATCTTAAGGACACCGGTGTAAAAGATGTTATTCTGCAGAGCTGCATCCCCTCGGTGGATTATCCCGTGTTCCACGACCCGGAAATGAAGGCTGTCATGGCACACCACGGCTGGTTCTTCACCGCGGGTCTGCGCAAGGCCAACGCCCAGCGTCTGGTAAGTGCCGTACCTCAGCACTCCACCAGCATCCTGCGCAAGACTCTGGACCGCATCCGCTATGAAGGCCGCCGCCCGGTGCTGCTTACGACCGTATCTCCCATGGACGCACGGGGCTATATGTCCCTTTCCATCAGCTCCATCTACGAAATGGATGTGGTGCGGGCCGGAGCTGTCCTTCTTGTGGAGGTGAACCCCAACTATCCCCGCACCTTCGGTGACACCATGGTGCACATCTCTCAGGTAACGGCGCTGGTAGAGTCTGACCGTCCCATCCTCTGCGTAGACCCCGCCCCCTATACGGAGGTGGATGCCACCATCGGCAAATATGTGGCCTCCCTGGTAGAGGACGGCTCCACCATCCAGCTGGGCATCGGCAACATTCCCAACGCCGTTGCCAATGAGCTGAAGTCCAAAAAGCATCTGGGCATCCACACAGAGATGTTCACCGAAACCATGGTGGACCTTATTGAGTGCGGTGCCGTGGACAACACCCAAAAGGGCTTTAATGACGGCGTAAGTATATGCTCCTTCACCATGGGCAGCCGCCGCCTGTATGACTTTTTGGATGATAACCCCATGGTACTTTTCAAGTCCAGCACCTACTCCAATGACCCCTATACCATCGGCCGCAACAATAAATTCGTGTCCATCAATGCCACACTGGAGATGGATCTAACTGGTCAGGCTGCCAGCGAATCCGTGGGCCCGGTGCAGTTCTCCGGCTCCGGCGGCCAGGCCGAGACCATTCAGGGCGCACAAATGTCTCCCGGCGGCAAGTCTATTCTTGCCATGCACTCTACTTACACGGATCGGGACGGCAAGCTCCATTCCAAGATTGTCCCCATGCTGACACCCGGCGCTGCCGTGACCACCTCCCGCAATGATGTGGACTATGTGGTCACCGAGTATGGCATTGCCTGGCTTCGGGGTCTGACTATCGCCGAGCGTGTGCAGGCGCTCACGAAAATCGCCCACCCAGACTTCCGAGCCTGGCTGCTGGAGGAAGCAGAGAAGAATCATATCTGGTGA
- a CDS encoding LysR family transcriptional regulator, translated as MTLHQLQYFAEIVRQRSFTRAARQLHISQPALSKSVRLLEQEFEAEFIDRNAKDFALTDSGALFYEYAQKLLAFTDAQTREIRQRIQSAADTLHIGIPPTSGSIYYHTLISQFQATYPDIVLQITEVPSRRILSLLDEGQLDLGVVLEPISREAYVTRPVVRSEIVAVVSRDHPLAGCGTISLSRLRDEPLLMISQDFMFSGVVESLCRQAGFAPQVAFESSQWDLLYEMALDGRGVAFFPKALMDKHPRSESVCLHLQDPAAPWILSVAYRKERFLSTPMQLFLELCKP; from the coding sequence GTGACTTTACACCAGCTGCAATACTTCGCGGAGATTGTGCGTCAGCGCAGCTTCACCCGGGCTGCCCGGCAGCTTCATATCAGCCAGCCCGCACTGAGCAAAAGCGTGCGCCTGCTGGAGCAGGAGTTTGAAGCCGAATTCATCGACCGAAACGCCAAGGACTTTGCGCTCACCGACAGCGGCGCCTTGTTTTACGAGTACGCGCAAAAGCTGCTGGCTTTTACAGACGCCCAAACCCGGGAGATCCGGCAGCGCATTCAAAGCGCCGCCGACACCCTGCACATCGGAATTCCTCCCACCTCCGGCTCCATTTACTATCACACCCTCATCAGCCAGTTTCAGGCGACCTACCCGGATATTGTTCTGCAGATCACGGAGGTACCGTCCCGACGCATCCTCTCCCTTCTGGATGAAGGGCAGTTGGACCTGGGTGTTGTACTGGAGCCCATATCCCGGGAAGCGTATGTGACCCGGCCGGTGGTGCGGTCGGAGATCGTGGCGGTGGTCTCCCGGGATCACCCGCTGGCCGGCTGCGGAACGATCAGCCTGTCCCGGCTGCGGGATGAGCCTCTACTGATGATCTCCCAGGACTTCATGTTCAGCGGCGTGGTGGAGAGCCTGTGCCGTCAGGCGGGCTTTGCGCCCCAAGTGGCCTTTGAAAGCTCCCAGTGGGATCTGCTCTATGAGATGGCTCTGGACGGCCGGGGCGTGGCTTTCTTCCCGAAAGCGCTTATGGACAAGCATCCCCGGTCAGAGTCCGTATGCTTGCATCTGCAGGACCCTGCCGCCCCCTGGATACTGTCGGTGGCGTATCGAAAGGAGCGGTTTCTATCGACCCCTATGCAGCTCTTTTTGGAGCTATGCAAACCATGA
- a CDS encoding PrpR N-terminal domain-containing protein — protein sequence MIPCRILVIAPYESMKNILLFICKDRPEVRLTVMVGDLGEGARLVQEIDEEEFDIVISRGGTAEVLRSVVSIPVVEIQLSSYDVLSALKLAENYTGRYALVAYPNIARMATLLCSVLQYEVPIYSISQGDTLEKTVDELIQQGVTLIIGDMVTTQYAKQHSLDAILITSGVESLENSIRQALQLHHLMTAVRVRDALLERQARQHQWELAVLQEDLTAFWESPSLARKPRLRKMMQKIAAQADDAEGGVQIRRIQEQPWKISCQRVFLEGSSYFFLQAEPLPEDMSRSEVVSFFSCEDISPQYFKKYINSTLHQNLQRYAVSRSPVLILGEISTHKDRAANVLYSNGLHRDHPLCVVDCDRADSKFWKSFLTRTDSPLYDAGCTFYFKNCNCLTKEQSDSLARHILSGGNNRFLFSVVTDTPQAEDCPICRVLRQQYSCLTLRMPPLRERVFEIPALCSLYLNEFNAESAHQVIGFVPEAMELLQSYPWPGNMDQLKRVIRQLTLTAERSYISAESVRQQLLLESPQPAAKAPTFDTNRTLEEMTRELVEIALRRAHGNQSQAAMRLGVSRSTLWRMQRKEK from the coding sequence ATGATCCCGTGCAGGATCCTGGTCATAGCGCCCTATGAGAGTATGAAGAATATACTGCTGTTTATCTGCAAGGACAGGCCGGAGGTTCGCCTGACGGTGATGGTCGGCGACCTCGGCGAGGGTGCGCGTCTGGTGCAGGAAATCGATGAGGAAGAGTTTGATATTGTCATCTCCCGCGGCGGCACGGCGGAGGTGCTGCGGTCCGTTGTTTCCATCCCCGTGGTGGAGATCCAGCTATCCAGCTATGATGTGCTGTCCGCCTTAAAGCTGGCGGAAAACTACACCGGCCGCTATGCCCTGGTCGCCTATCCCAACATTGCTCGTATGGCAACGCTCCTGTGCAGCGTGCTGCAATATGAAGTGCCGATTTATTCGATCTCGCAGGGAGATACGCTGGAAAAAACGGTAGATGAACTGATTCAGCAAGGCGTCACCCTGATCATAGGTGATATGGTGACGACGCAGTATGCCAAGCAGCATTCTCTGGACGCTATTCTGATCACCTCCGGCGTGGAAAGTCTGGAAAACTCGATCCGTCAAGCGCTGCAGCTGCATCATCTGATGACCGCAGTTCGTGTCCGGGACGCACTGCTGGAGCGTCAAGCCCGTCAACACCAATGGGAGCTGGCTGTTCTGCAGGAGGACCTAACGGCATTTTGGGAGAGTCCCTCTCTTGCCCGAAAGCCCCGGCTGCGGAAGATGATGCAAAAAATCGCCGCACAAGCGGACGATGCGGAGGGCGGCGTGCAAATCCGGCGAATTCAGGAACAGCCGTGGAAAATTTCCTGTCAGCGAGTATTTCTGGAGGGTTCCTCCTATTTCTTTCTGCAGGCCGAGCCCCTGCCGGAGGACATGTCCCGCAGTGAGGTCGTAAGCTTTTTCAGCTGCGAAGATATTTCGCCGCAGTATTTCAAAAAGTACATCAACTCCACCCTTCACCAAAATCTGCAGCGCTATGCGGTATCCCGTTCCCCTGTGCTAATCCTTGGTGAGATCAGCACACACAAGGATCGGGCCGCAAATGTTCTGTATTCCAACGGTCTGCATCGTGACCACCCCCTTTGTGTGGTGGATTGCGACCGGGCGGACAGCAAATTCTGGAAGAGCTTTCTAACGCGAACGGACTCCCCGCTATACGACGCCGGATGCACTTTCTATTTTAAAAACTGCAACTGTCTTACGAAGGAACAGTCAGACTCTCTGGCTCGGCATATCCTATCGGGAGGAAACAATCGATTTCTGTTTTCGGTCGTTACAGATACTCCTCAAGCTGAGGACTGTCCCATCTGTCGGGTTCTGCGCCAGCAATACTCCTGTTTGACGCTGCGAATGCCTCCTCTGCGGGAACGCGTCTTTGAAATCCCGGCTCTGTGCAGCCTCTACCTCAACGAGTTTAATGCTGAAAGCGCCCATCAAGTCATCGGTTTTGTTCCGGAGGCGATGGAGCTTCTGCAAAGCTATCCGTGGCCCGGAAATATGGACCAGTTAAAACGCGTCATACGACAGTTAACGCTGACGGCGGAGCGATCCTATATTTCCGCCGAAAGCGTCCGACAGCAATTGTTGTTAGAGTCCCCTCAGCCTGCGGCCAAGGCTCCGACATTTGACACAAATCGTACGCTGGAGGAGATGACCCGCGAACTGGTAGAGATTGCCCTGCGCCGAGCCCACGGCAATCAAAGTCAGGCGGCGATGAGGCTCGGTGTGAGCCGCTCCACTCTGTGGCGAATGCAGCGCAAAGAAAAGTAA
- the dapA gene encoding 4-hydroxy-tetrahydrodipicolinate synthase yields MEIKGIIAAMATAMYEDGSINESEIRNQVNRHIRAGVDGIFCLGTNGEFYILSTEEKKQVMRICVDEARGRVPVYAGTGCVGTQDTIDLSLAAQEIGVDVLSVITPYFAALNQEELYRHYADIAAAVTLPIVMYNIPMRTGCAIEPETVSRLAKDFSNIRGVKDSSGKFENILAYIHGTDPEHFSVLSGNDALILKTLQNGGKGGITAVANILPEMMVSIYQNWKKGDMAAAEAAQQGIQPIRDCFKYGNPNSIVKRAANLIGQPLGPCRKPFGMVSEETDRAILDTIDRYYAAYKR; encoded by the coding sequence ATGGAGATCAAAGGTATCATTGCCGCCATGGCCACCGCCATGTACGAGGATGGAAGCATCAATGAGTCCGAGATCCGCAATCAGGTGAACCGGCATATTCGAGCCGGGGTAGACGGTATCTTCTGCCTGGGTACCAACGGGGAGTTCTATATCCTCAGTACAGAGGAGAAGAAGCAGGTCATGCGCATCTGTGTGGATGAGGCACGAGGACGGGTACCTGTCTATGCAGGGACCGGCTGTGTGGGCACGCAGGATACCATTGATCTGTCGCTGGCGGCGCAGGAGATCGGCGTAGATGTGCTGTCCGTTATCACGCCGTATTTCGCAGCGTTGAATCAAGAGGAGCTGTACCGTCACTATGCAGATATTGCCGCCGCGGTGACCCTGCCTATCGTGATGTACAACATCCCCATGCGCACCGGCTGTGCCATTGAGCCGGAAACGGTATCCCGGTTGGCGAAAGACTTCTCTAATATCCGGGGCGTAAAAGACTCCAGCGGAAAGTTTGAAAATATTCTGGCATACATACACGGTACAGATCCGGAGCATTTCTCCGTCCTTTCCGGCAACGATGCACTGATTCTGAAAACACTGCAAAATGGAGGTAAGGGCGGAATTACCGCAGTTGCCAATATTCTGCCGGAAATGATGGTGAGTATCTATCAGAATTGGAAGAAGGGCGACATGGCTGCCGCTGAAGCTGCCCAGCAGGGTATTCAGCCCATCCGTGACTGCTTCAAGTACGGCAACCCCAACTCGATTGTTAAGCGGGCAGCCAACCTGATCGGACAGCCCCTGGGTCCATGCCGCAAGCCGTTTGGAATGGTGAGCGAGGAGACGGACAGAGCCATTTTGGATACCATTGACCGATACTATGCGGCCTACAAGCGCTGA
- a CDS encoding iron-containing alcohol dehydrogenase: MISLKLPVCTHLGEGSVKVVPEIIRRENAKKVVVFTDQGVRQSGVCDVLLRELADISYAVLDDIPREPSYLDVEKIAGQLEAMACDLIVAIGGGSVMDTAKLCSILKGAPYTIRDLLQDPAQGRKQVKTVFLPTTCGTGSEATCNAIVAIPEESVKKGIVNDAMIPDYAVLDPLTIRRLPKSIVAATGVDALAHVVECYTSLKATDFSNMFAVTGAKLIFKNLVRAYEDPDDMEAKTAMMLGAFYGGVAITASGTTAVHALSYPLGGKFHIAHGVSNAILFAPVMRCNRPACEKELAQLCDAVYPECHGQSAEERSLRIISAIEDVIRRTDIPTDLKPYGVQPSDIEFLVTSGSQQRRLLDNNRKELTLEEIRAIYQSVL, from the coding sequence ATGATTAGTCTGAAGCTGCCTGTGTGTACCCACTTGGGGGAGGGCAGTGTGAAAGTTGTCCCGGAGATTATTCGCCGGGAGAACGCGAAAAAGGTTGTCGTGTTCACCGATCAGGGTGTGCGGCAGTCCGGCGTATGCGATGTGCTGCTTCGTGAGCTGGCAGATATTTCCTATGCGGTGCTGGACGATATACCGCGGGAGCCGAGCTACTTGGATGTAGAGAAAATCGCCGGGCAGCTGGAGGCAATGGCGTGCGATTTGATCGTAGCGATCGGCGGCGGCAGTGTGATGGACACAGCTAAGCTATGTTCCATTCTCAAGGGCGCCCCCTATACCATTCGAGATCTGCTGCAAGACCCTGCACAGGGGCGCAAGCAAGTAAAGACAGTGTTCCTGCCCACCACCTGCGGCACCGGGTCTGAGGCCACCTGCAACGCCATTGTAGCCATCCCGGAGGAGAGTGTGAAAAAGGGCATCGTCAACGATGCCATGATCCCGGACTATGCGGTTTTGGATCCGCTGACGATCCGCCGTCTGCCGAAATCCATTGTGGCAGCTACCGGTGTAGACGCGCTGGCACATGTAGTGGAGTGCTACACCTCACTGAAGGCTACAGATTTCAGCAATATGTTTGCCGTAACCGGCGCCAAGCTGATTTTCAAAAACCTGGTACGCGCCTATGAGGACCCGGACGATATGGAGGCCAAGACTGCCATGATGCTGGGTGCATTTTACGGAGGCGTGGCTATTACCGCCAGCGGCACCACCGCTGTGCATGCACTGAGCTATCCGCTGGGCGGCAAATTCCATATTGCCCACGGCGTATCCAATGCCATCTTGTTTGCGCCGGTGATGCGCTGCAACCGTCCCGCCTGCGAAAAGGAGTTGGCGCAGTTGTGTGACGCGGTGTATCCCGAATGCCATGGGCAAAGTGCCGAGGAAAGATCTCTGCGTATCATCAGCGCCATCGAGGATGTTATCCGCCGCACGGATATCCCCACGGATCTCAAGCCCTACGGTGTGCAGCCGTCGGACATTGAGTTTTTGGTCACCTCTGGCAGCCAGCAGCGGCGCCTGCTGGACAACAACCGCAAGGAACTGACGCTGGAGGAGATCCGGGCTATTTATCAAAGCGTCCTGTAA
- the pdxA gene encoding 4-hydroxythreonine-4-phosphate dehydrogenase PdxA, with protein MNRPILGITMGDPAGCGPEITVRALSDATVYQRCRPLVIGDIKCIRDALRVTNRPELKLHQVDRPSQGLYEFGTIDVLHLELVDWDKFSYGKVDPMCGNAAFQCVKKVIELAMAGEVDATVTNALNKEAMNLAGHHFNGHTEIYAHYTGTDKYTMMLAHDDLRVVHVSTHVSLRQACDLVKKERVLDVIRIAHKACLELGIAAPKVGVCGLNPHAGEDGMFGREEIEEIAPAIEQAKAEGIQALGPLPPDTAFSKALGGWYDIVVCMYHDQGHIPLKVVGFVYNKDLGRWDAVAGVNVTLGLPIIRASVDHGTAFGHAGTGVANELSLVNAMDYAIRMANAKKNVSAVK; from the coding sequence ATGAACCGTCCGATTTTGGGGATCACCATGGGAGATCCCGCCGGCTGCGGTCCTGAGATCACCGTCCGGGCTTTGTCCGACGCCACGGTGTACCAACGGTGCCGGCCGTTGGTGATAGGCGACATCAAGTGCATCCGCGACGCGTTGCGGGTGACGAACCGACCGGAGCTGAAGCTCCATCAGGTGGATAGACCCAGCCAGGGGCTATATGAATTCGGTACCATAGATGTGCTGCATCTGGAGCTGGTGGACTGGGACAAGTTTTCCTATGGTAAGGTAGATCCCATGTGTGGAAATGCCGCTTTTCAGTGTGTGAAAAAGGTCATCGAGCTGGCTATGGCGGGAGAGGTAGACGCTACCGTTACGAACGCGCTGAACAAGGAGGCCATGAATCTTGCCGGACATCATTTCAACGGTCATACTGAGATCTACGCCCATTACACCGGGACGGACAAGTACACCATGATGCTGGCACACGATGATCTGCGGGTGGTACATGTATCCACCCATGTATCTCTGCGGCAGGCCTGTGACCTGGTAAAAAAGGAGCGGGTGCTGGATGTTATCCGCATTGCCCACAAGGCATGCCTGGAGCTGGGTATCGCAGCGCCCAAGGTGGGCGTATGCGGTCTGAACCCCCATGCAGGAGAGGACGGCATGTTCGGGCGGGAGGAAATCGAGGAGATTGCTCCTGCTATTGAACAGGCCAAGGCCGAGGGTATTCAAGCGCTGGGCCCCCTCCCACCGGACACCGCCTTTTCCAAGGCGTTGGGCGGCTGGTATGATATCGTGGTCTGTATGTACCACGACCAGGGGCACATCCCTTTGAAGGTCGTGGGCTTTGTATACAACAAAGATCTGGGCCGCTGGGATGCAGTGGCAGGTGTAAATGTAACATTGGGCTTGCCCATTATCAGGGCCAGTGTGGACCACGGAACCGCTTTTGGACACGCCGGAACCGGCGTTGCAAATGAGCTGAGTCTTGTAAATGCTATGGATTACGCCATCCGTATGGCAAATGCCAAAAAAAATGTATCCGCCGTAAAGTGA
- a CDS encoding four-carbon acid sugar kinase family protein: MYFIIADDLTGATDTGIQFQKRGIATTVLVEPPKETWPCLGENTALSINASSRELRPQEAAVRTREVLQHIVLCDQDTLFKKVDSLMRGNPVEELEAALEAADRRIALAAPSFPRMGRTVDGGVLHLPDGSAKDLLTLFKNRAHMTVCHIPLARLRTEGAGLASALARREAPLLCLIDAVTEADLSLVAEIGQALDAPPVYCGSAALAEALPVRGELPNVPCRPAAKRVLVVTGSRKKETAAQVRRLEAVCGLHKVLLDSECLLHGPAPAEISRAAQKLSELLRQECSAILAFDSLFCSQTGFADDDVAARQAGRSLASKLGEVLNGIDRTLYDGLILVGGDTAVEVCRSLHTTQLLLLEEVQSGTPAGLLADGQLRGMPVITKSGAFGDEDTLLHTWKYIRRESE; the protein is encoded by the coding sequence ATGTATTTCATCATCGCCGATGATCTGACCGGCGCAACCGATACAGGCATTCAATTCCAAAAGCGTGGTATTGCCACCACGGTTCTGGTGGAACCGCCGAAGGAAACATGGCCCTGTCTTGGCGAGAACACTGCGTTGTCCATCAATGCAAGCTCCCGGGAGCTGCGCCCACAGGAGGCGGCGGTCCGCACACGGGAAGTCCTGCAACATATAGTCCTGTGCGATCAAGATACACTCTTTAAGAAGGTCGACTCGCTTATGCGGGGAAACCCCGTGGAGGAGTTGGAGGCTGCGCTGGAGGCTGCCGACCGCCGGATCGCGTTGGCGGCGCCCAGCTTCCCGAGGATGGGCCGTACCGTAGACGGCGGCGTACTCCATCTGCCGGATGGTTCTGCTAAAGACCTGCTGACCTTGTTCAAGAACCGCGCACACATGACTGTTTGCCACATCCCACTGGCACGCCTGCGGACAGAGGGGGCGGGTCTGGCTTCCGCCCTTGCCCGGAGGGAGGCACCGCTTCTGTGCCTGATCGATGCTGTGACAGAGGCGGATCTGTCGCTGGTGGCGGAAATCGGGCAGGCGCTGGATGCGCCTCCTGTGTACTGCGGCAGCGCGGCGCTGGCAGAGGCGCTGCCTGTGAGAGGCGAGCTGCCCAATGTACCGTGCCGCCCGGCTGCCAAGCGTGTTTTAGTTGTTACCGGCTCCCGGAAGAAGGAGACGGCGGCACAAGTTCGGCGCTTGGAGGCTGTCTGCGGACTGCACAAGGTCTTACTGGATTCCGAGTGCTTACTGCACGGGCCTGCTCCTGCGGAGATTTCCCGCGCTGCACAGAAACTATCAGAGCTGCTGCGGCAGGAGTGCAGTGCGATACTGGCCTTTGACAGCTTGTTTTGCAGCCAGACCGGATTTGCGGATGACGATGTTGCCGCACGGCAGGCGGGTAGGAGTCTGGCCTCCAAACTGGGTGAGGTACTGAACGGTATCGACCGCACGCTGTATGATGGATTGATTTTAGTTGGCGGTGACACCGCCGTGGAGGTGTGCCGCAGCTTGCATACCACGCAGCTCCTGCTTTTGGAGGAGGTGCAGAGCGGAACTCCTGCCGGACTGTTGGCTGACGGTCAGCTCCGGGGGATGCCGGTCATCACAAAATCTGGTGCATTCGGGGATGAAGATACCCTGCTGCACACATGGAAATATATCAGGAGAGAAAGCGAATAA
- a CDS encoding dicarboxylate/amino acid:cation symporter: protein MATLESKKAATLGKRSIIGMIIGLALGAILCFVPNGYVRDDIIINTILNIVGNGYLNLIKMTIIPFVFASLVMGISSATDVKQVGRIGGKILIIYVATTVVASAFGILGGMILKPGVGVDLGSFDLSNTYENVNTSFASVILDFIPTNIVESFAKGKMIHIVVFAVFFGIALSLIGEKAKAVKKFNESLANTMLKIVNIVMQLTPYGVCALMAKTVANLGFTIIVTLAKYCASEIFLLFLFGLLVYGLMLKLFTGLSYGRFLKKYSRIALVPFSTSSSNATLPYSIEFCRSIGVSEKVASFTLPLGATLNMDGSAIMQGMTAVFVAQLYNIDLTWPMIVTIVIAATLGTIGSPGMPGVVMVTLTVVLQSVGFPLEAIAIIVAIDKFPDMFKTVLNVLGDSVDTVIVAKSEGEFDADVFNGLKEADVNVGE, encoded by the coding sequence ATGGCAACCCTCGAAAGTAAAAAAGCCGCTACCCTGGGAAAGAGATCTATTATCGGTATGATTATTGGCCTGGCACTGGGCGCGATCCTGTGCTTTGTCCCGAACGGCTATGTCCGTGATGATATCATCATCAATACCATACTGAACATTGTCGGTAATGGATATCTGAATCTGATCAAGATGACCATCATCCCCTTTGTTTTTGCATCCCTGGTCATGGGCATCTCCAGTGCTACCGATGTCAAGCAGGTGGGACGCATCGGCGGCAAGATCCTGATCATCTATGTAGCTACCACAGTGGTCGCTTCCGCCTTTGGTATTTTGGGCGGCATGATCCTCAAGCCCGGCGTAGGCGTGGATCTCGGGTCTTTTGACCTGTCCAACACCTATGAGAATGTTAACACCTCGTTTGCAAGCGTTATCCTTGACTTTATCCCCACGAATATTGTGGAGTCCTTTGCGAAGGGTAAAATGATCCACATTGTGGTCTTTGCCGTGTTCTTCGGTATTGCCCTGAGCCTTATCGGCGAGAAGGCAAAGGCCGTGAAGAAGTTCAACGAGTCTCTGGCCAACACCATGCTGAAAATTGTGAACATTGTTATGCAGCTGACCCCCTACGGCGTGTGCGCCCTGATGGCTAAGACCGTTGCCAATCTGGGCTTCACAATCATTGTGACGCTGGCCAAGTACTGCGCCTCCGAGATCTTCCTGCTCTTCCTGTTCGGTCTGCTCGTCTATGGCCTGATGCTGAAGCTCTTCACCGGCCTGAGCTATGGCCGCTTCCTCAAGAAGTACAGCCGTATTGCGCTGGTGCCTTTCTCCACCTCCTCCTCCAACGCAACCCTGCCTTATTCCATCGAGTTCTGCCGCAGCATCGGCGTTTCCGAGAAGGTGGCATCCTTCACCCTGCCTCTGGGTGCCACGCTGAACATGGACGGCAGCGCCATCATGCAGGGCATGACCGCTGTGTTCGTGGCGCAGCTGTACAACATTGACCTGACCTGGCCCATGATCGTTACCATCGTGATCGCCGCTACCCTTGGCACCATCGGCTCCCCCGGTATGCCCGGCGTGGTCATGGTCACGCTGACCGTGGTGCTGCAGTCCGTGGGCTTCCCGCTGGAGGCAATCGCCATCATTGTGGCAATCGACAAGTTCCCCGATATGTTCAAGACTGTACTGAATGTGCTGGGCGACTCTGTGGATACCGTGATCGTTGCCAAGTCCGAGGGCGAATTTGACGCGGATGTGTTCAACGGTCTGAAGGAAGCGGATGTCAATGTGGGCGAATGA